The Papaver somniferum cultivar HN1 chromosome 3, ASM357369v1, whole genome shotgun sequence genome includes a region encoding these proteins:
- the LOC113355713 gene encoding NADH-cytochrome b5 reductase-like protein, with protein sequence MTAFFRKLAKSAPVAFNNVFNEAPKSSYGKNFRVPIGAVAAVSGGLSYYLYFSSPTVAHMDEIQEESGPKIALNPDKWIKFELQDTARVSHNSQLFRFSFDPSTKLGLDVASCLLTRAPVGQDDKGKTKYVIRPYTPISDPDSKGYFDLLVKIYPEGKMSQHLANLRPGDVIEVKGPIEKLRYTPNMKKHIGMIAGGSGITPMLQVIEAILKNPDDKTQISLLYANISPDDILLKQKLDILSTSNPNLKIYYTVENPTNNWKGGKGYLTLNMVEKGMPSPSEDTLILVCGPPGMMNHISGDKAKDYSQGEVSGILKELGYTEEMVYKF encoded by the exons atgACTGCATTTTTCAGAAAACTTGCAAAATCAGCTCCAGTAGCATTCAACAATGTGTTCAATGAAGCGCCAAAATCGAGTTATGGGAAGAATTTCCGAGTTCCAATTGGGGCTGTTGCTGCTGTTTCTGGTGGACTCTCATATTACTTATACTTCTCATCACCAACTGTG GCTCATATGGATGAGATCCAAGAAGAATCAGGACCTAAAATTG CGTTGAATCCAGATAAGTGGATTAAATTTGAGCTGCAAGACACAGCAAGAGTTAGCCATAACTCTCAGCTATTCAG GTTTTCGTTTGATCCTTCTACTAAGTTGGGCCTTGATGTTGCTTCGTGCCTTCTAACCAG GGCACCAGTAGGACAGGATGATAAAGGGAAAACAAAATATGTAATTCGCCC GTACACACCGATATCAGATCCCGATTCCAAGGGTTATTTTGATTTATTGGTTAAG ATTTATCCAGAAGGGAAAATGAGCCAGCATCTAGCTAACTTAAGGCCGGGCGATGTGATCGAAGTAAAAGG GCCAATTGAAAAGCTCAGATATACACCAAACATGAAGAAACACATTGGCATG ATAGCAGGTGGCTCGGGCATTACACCGATGTTGCAAGTGATTGAGGCTATTCTAAAGAATCCCGATGACAAAACTCAG ATATCTTTGCTATATGCTAACATCTCTCCAGATGACATACTACTAAAGCAAAAACTTGACATACTCTCAACTAGCAATCCAAATTTGAAG ATATACTACACCGTAGAGAACCCAACGAACAACTGGAAGGGAGGGAAAGGATATCTGACACTGAACATGGTTGAGAAAGGCATGCCGAGTCCAAGTGAAGACACACTCATTCTA GTGTGTGGTCCCCCTGGAATGATGAATCATATCTCTGGAGACAAAGCAAAGGATTATTCTCAAGGCGAg GTCTCTGGCATACTCAAGGAACTTGGTTACACTGAAGAGATGGTTTATAAGTTCTGA